A portion of the Eubacterium maltosivorans genome contains these proteins:
- the dinB gene encoding DNA polymerase IV, producing the protein MERKDRVILHSDCNSFYASVEALHHPELAGLPLAVAGDPENRHGIILAKNQLAKQHGVKTAEAIWEAKQKCPGLVVIQPDYPLYSKFSKMARAIYYSYTDKVEPFGLDEAWLDVTGSVHLFGSGEEIAQEIRKRIREELGITVSIGVSWNKIFAKFGSDYKKPDAVTNITRENYKKIVWEKPVGDLLYVGRATERKLRKRGIDTVGRLAEVPVTELRLWFGKIGEVLWTFANGHDISEVKLFDPQHNDNDRVIKSIGNSITTPRDLVCENEVKLVLYMLTESVAMRTREAGFKCKTFAISVRDKNLQSFTRQLKLDKPTDITREMAEAAIKLFKANYNFSDQSAIRSLGVRACDLIGAATPVQLDLFGSEEQRIRQERLDSTIDKLRSRFGNNIVRRAITLGDTMSELDPKRDNVIHPVGYF; encoded by the coding sequence ATGGAAAGAAAAGATAGAGTTATCCTGCACAGCGACTGCAACAGCTTTTATGCGAGTGTCGAAGCGCTGCACCATCCAGAACTCGCAGGCCTGCCATTGGCAGTAGCGGGTGATCCAGAGAACCGCCACGGGATTATTCTCGCCAAAAACCAACTGGCGAAACAGCACGGAGTCAAGACCGCTGAGGCCATCTGGGAGGCCAAGCAGAAATGTCCCGGCCTGGTTGTCATTCAACCCGATTATCCGCTCTATTCCAAGTTCTCCAAGATGGCAAGGGCGATCTACTACTCTTATACAGACAAAGTGGAGCCCTTTGGACTCGATGAAGCCTGGCTCGACGTGACCGGAAGTGTGCATTTGTTCGGAAGCGGCGAGGAAATCGCCCAGGAAATCCGGAAACGCATTCGAGAAGAGCTCGGGATTACAGTTTCCATTGGCGTTTCATGGAACAAGATTTTTGCCAAGTTTGGCAGCGACTATAAAAAGCCAGACGCTGTCACCAACATTACCCGGGAGAATTACAAAAAAATCGTCTGGGAAAAGCCCGTGGGCGATCTGCTCTATGTCGGCCGGGCCACAGAAAGAAAGCTGCGGAAACGGGGCATTGATACAGTCGGGCGGTTGGCAGAAGTCCCCGTTACAGAGCTGCGTCTCTGGTTTGGAAAAATCGGAGAAGTGCTCTGGACATTTGCCAACGGACACGACATCAGCGAGGTCAAGCTTTTTGATCCGCAGCACAATGACAACGATAGAGTGATTAAAAGTATCGGAAACAGTATCACCACACCGCGGGATTTGGTTTGCGAAAATGAGGTGAAATTGGTATTATATATGCTTACAGAATCTGTAGCAATGCGCACCAGAGAAGCTGGGTTTAAATGCAAAACCTTTGCCATTTCAGTGCGGGATAAAAACCTGCAGAGCTTCACCAGACAGCTTAAACTGGATAAGCCCACTGATATTACCCGAGAGATGGCCGAAGCCGCCATTAAGCTGTTTAAAGCCAATTATAACTTTTCCGACCAGTCCGCCATTCGGTCATTGGGCGTCCGGGCGTGCGACCTGATCGGCGCCGCCACACCGGTACAGCTGGATCTATTCGGCAGCGAAGAACAGCGTATCCGGCAGGAGCGCCTTGACAGTACCATCGACAAGCTTCGGAGCCGCTTCGGGAATAACATCGTCCGCCGGGCTATTACACTGGGAGATACAATGTCCGAATTAGACCCGAAACGGGACAACGTGATTCATCCGGTAGGCTATTTCTAG
- a CDS encoding SOS response-associated peptidase — protein sequence MCGRYVLYSDKEQAEIREIIEEVNRKHNLAVKKGDIYPSNMAPIYAPTPDQNGKSLEVMKWGYEVSFRKGLLINARSETILEKKTFKKDFLERRCIVPAIGFYEWDKEKNKYIFQAEDDEALYIGGVFRQHENESEYVILTKAPVEPVVAIHDRMPVIIPHSKAEEWLYDANAAMGMVTQDYVPLDCQIAEK from the coding sequence ATGTGCGGACGATATGTTTTATATAGTGATAAGGAACAAGCGGAAATACGAGAAATAATCGAAGAAGTAAACCGTAAGCATAACTTAGCGGTCAAGAAGGGCGATATTTACCCCTCCAACATGGCGCCGATCTATGCGCCGACACCGGATCAAAATGGAAAGAGTTTGGAAGTAATGAAGTGGGGTTATGAAGTTTCTTTTAGAAAAGGGCTGCTGATTAATGCCCGTTCAGAAACTATTCTCGAAAAGAAAACCTTCAAAAAAGACTTTCTGGAACGGCGCTGCATTGTGCCGGCCATCGGGTTTTACGAGTGGGACAAGGAAAAGAACAAATATATTTTTCAAGCTGAGGACGATGAGGCTCTTTATATTGGCGGGGTGTTCCGGCAGCATGAAAACGAGTCGGAATATGTTATTCTGACCAAGGCACCCGTTGAACCTGTTGTGGCCATCCACGACCGGATGCCAGTGATTATACCCCATTCTAAAGCTGAGGAATGGTTGTATGATGCGAATGCTGCTATGGGGATGGTGACGCAGGATTATGTGCCTTTAGATTGCCAGATTGCAGAAAAATAA
- a CDS encoding SDH family Clp fold serine proteinase, whose translation MAGWDDILRELNETMSQSDYIRRKYLKLLSRYTGRNTIAYYSAFLSRGNSNIGNLDINDLDMTGFMNSLKGMDCSKGLDLILHTPGGSPAAAEAIISYLRSKFNSDIRVIVPQLAMSAGTMMACAAKEIIMGKQSSLGPIDPQFNGIPAYNIQMEFEEAKEDLAENPQNTQYWAIKLQQYPAAFLKTAIDAIELSSKLVEDWLGSCMFDQEKPEDRKTIATIVGKLNEHVDSKLHGRHFNMEFCKKIGLKVTALEDDSQLQDAVLSVHHAYMLSIGSSDVVKIIESQNDKAVINHA comes from the coding sequence ATGGCAGGTTGGGATGATATTTTGAGAGAATTAAACGAAACAATGTCGCAAAGTGACTATATTCGTCGGAAATATCTTAAACTTTTGTCAAGGTATACTGGGAGAAACACTATAGCGTATTATTCTGCGTTTCTATCAAGGGGAAATAGTAATATCGGAAATCTAGATATTAATGATCTAGATATGACAGGATTTATGAATTCTTTAAAAGGTATGGATTGTTCAAAGGGGTTGGATCTTATATTACATACACCTGGGGGATCACCAGCTGCGGCAGAAGCAATTATTAGTTATTTAAGAAGTAAATTTAATTCGGATATAAGAGTTATTGTACCTCAATTAGCTATGTCTGCTGGGACTATGATGGCTTGTGCGGCAAAAGAAATTATTATGGGAAAGCAGTCAAGCTTAGGCCCTATTGATCCCCAATTCAATGGAATCCCCGCTTATAATATCCAAATGGAGTTTGAGGAAGCGAAAGAAGATCTTGCTGAAAATCCCCAAAACACTCAGTATTGGGCTATTAAATTACAACAGTATCCAGCGGCTTTTTTGAAAACTGCCATTGATGCAATTGAATTATCGAGCAAATTAGTGGAAGATTGGTTGGGCTCTTGTATGTTTGATCAAGAAAAACCCGAAGATAGAAAAACGATTGCAACGATAGTAGGTAAATTAAATGAGCATGTCGATTCAAAATTGCATGGCCGGCATTTTAATATGGAATTTTGTAAAAAAATTGGCCTTAAGGTAACCGCTTTAGAAGACGATAGTCAATTGCAAGATGCTGTTTTAAGTGTACATCACGCATACATGCTATCAATTGGAAGCTCTGATGTGGTAAAAATAATAGAGTCACAAAACGATAAAGCTGTTATTAACCATGCTTAA
- a CDS encoding D-Ala-D-Ala carboxypeptidase family metallohydrolase, with protein sequence MTLWSDIAIQQFLAAIGKDLGPSGIDGELGDKGSDSYSRKAIASFQGDYGLDQDTIWGEQCQRKAKEILTNGIQLTANFNSSELGCGIAVSDDPNAPHDDDCMNWPDMINLTALNCLQATRDRIGPIQVTSGVRCRTYNDWLSGSSSESKHMAGRAFDCNAMGAVDYETLLQIGLECGFTWGYVGDGYVHLQYDGPSF encoded by the coding sequence ATGACATTATGGAGTGATATAGCAATTCAGCAGTTTTTAGCTGCAATCGGTAAAGATTTAGGCCCATCAGGTATTGATGGGGAACTTGGAGATAAAGGATCAGATAGCTATTCCAGAAAGGCGATTGCCAGCTTTCAGGGCGATTATGGACTGGATCAGGACACGATTTGGGGTGAACAATGCCAGCGTAAAGCCAAAGAAATTTTGACAAATGGTATTCAGTTGACCGCAAATTTCAATTCAAGCGAGCTTGGGTGTGGCATCGCCGTATCCGATGACCCAAACGCACCACACGATGATGACTGTATGAACTGGCCGGATATGATCAACCTGACAGCGCTCAACTGCTTACAAGCTACACGAGACCGCATTGGGCCGATCCAGGTGACCAGTGGCGTACGTTGTAGAACCTATAATGACTGGCTGTCCGGCAGCAGCAGCGAGAGCAAGCACATGGCAGGCCGGGCGTTCGATTGTAATGCTATGGGAGCCGTGGATTATGAGACACTGCTACAAATTGGTTTGGAATGCGGTTTTACATGGGGATACGTTGGGGATGGGTATGTCCATCTGCAATATGACGGCCCCAGTTTTTAA